A region from the Pseudomonas promysalinigenes genome encodes:
- a CDS encoding prepilin peptidase, which yields MAAWTALAEQPSYFICLAAVLGLLMGSFLNVLVHRLPIMLERQWQREAQQVLGLPTRQHERFDLLLPASHCPPCKHAIRAWENIPVISYLALRGRCSACKQPISARYPLVEVACALLSMAVAWHSGVSLQALALLMLTWSLLALSLIDQDQQLLPDVLVLPTLWLGLMVNAFDMLVALPDALWGAVAGYLSLWSVYWVFKLVTGKEGMGYGDFKLLALIGAWGGWQVLPMTMLLSSLIGVVAGLCLLRLRKQSASTAIAFGPYLATAGWIAVLWGDEIYAFYLQLFGM from the coding sequence ATGGCCGCCTGGACTGCACTGGCTGAACAGCCGTCATATTTCATTTGCCTGGCAGCGGTGCTCGGGCTGCTGATGGGCAGTTTTCTCAATGTACTGGTGCATCGCCTGCCGATCATGCTCGAGCGCCAGTGGCAGCGTGAGGCGCAGCAGGTGCTGGGCTTGCCTACCCGGCAGCACGAGCGCTTCGACCTGCTGCTACCCGCTTCCCACTGCCCACCGTGCAAGCATGCGATTCGCGCATGGGAGAACATTCCGGTAATCAGTTACCTGGCATTGCGCGGACGCTGCTCGGCTTGCAAGCAGCCGATCAGTGCCCGCTATCCATTGGTCGAAGTGGCCTGTGCATTATTGTCGATGGCGGTGGCATGGCATTCTGGCGTCAGCCTCCAGGCCCTTGCCCTGCTGATGCTGACCTGGAGCCTGTTGGCACTGAGCCTGATCGACCAGGACCAACAGCTTTTGCCTGATGTGCTGGTGCTGCCGACGCTATGGCTGGGTTTGATGGTCAACGCCTTCGATATGCTGGTCGCATTGCCCGATGCCCTCTGGGGCGCGGTGGCCGGTTACCTCAGCCTGTGGTCGGTGTACTGGGTATTCAAGCTGGTCACCGGCAAGGAAGGCATGGGCTATGGCGATTTCAAGTTATTGGCGCTCATCGGCGCGTGGGGCGGCTGGCAGGTACTACCGATGACCATGCTGTTATCATCGCTGATCGGTGTGGTCGCGGGCTTGTGCCTGCTGCGCCTACGCAAGCAATCGGCCAGTACTGCCATCGCCTTTGGCCCTTATCTGGCAACTGCGGGGTGGATTGCTGTGCTCTGGGGTGATGAAATATACGCCTTCTACCTGCAACTGTTTGGAATGTGA
- the coaE gene encoding dephospho-CoA kinase (Dephospho-CoA kinase (CoaE) performs the final step in coenzyme A biosynthesis.), whose protein sequence is MTSKAFTPWILGLTGGIGSGKSAAAERFVELGVHLVDADQAARWVVEPGRPALASIVERFGPGVLQGDGQLDRAALRQLIFADPAQRKWLEQLLHPLIGQEIFSYLAKAQSPYAVYVSPLLIESGQHQKVQRVLVIDVPQEIQVARTLARDNTSPEQVQAILKAQLAREERLAHADDVVNNNADLAALYTQIDRLHHFYLTLRGGQP, encoded by the coding sequence ATGACCAGCAAGGCCTTCACCCCCTGGATTCTCGGGCTGACCGGCGGCATCGGCAGCGGCAAGAGCGCCGCCGCCGAGCGCTTCGTCGAGCTTGGCGTGCACTTGGTCGATGCCGATCAAGCGGCGCGCTGGGTAGTCGAACCTGGCCGCCCGGCACTGGCCAGCATCGTCGAGCGTTTTGGCCCCGGCGTGTTGCAGGGCGATGGCCAACTGGATCGTGCGGCCTTGCGCCAACTGATCTTTGCCGACCCGGCTCAGCGCAAGTGGCTGGAGCAACTGCTGCACCCACTGATCGGCCAGGAAATCTTCAGCTACCTGGCCAAGGCGCAGTCGCCCTATGCGGTTTATGTGTCGCCGCTGCTTATCGAATCGGGCCAACATCAGAAGGTCCAGCGCGTGCTGGTCATCGATGTGCCGCAGGAAATCCAGGTGGCACGCACCCTGGCCCGGGACAACACCAGCCCCGAGCAGGTGCAGGCCATCCTCAAGGCGCAGCTGGCCCGTGAGGAGCGTCTAGCTCATGCTGACGACGTGGTGAACAACAATGCCGACCTGGCCGCGCTGTACACGCAGATTGACCGCTTGCACCACTTTTACCTGACTTTACGAGGAGGCCAGCCATGA
- the yacG gene encoding DNA gyrase inhibitor YacG, with protein MSQPLTVDCPTCGAPVEWNDKSAFRPFCSDRCKLIDLGAWAAEEHKIPVAPDAEDELFSGELEPRH; from the coding sequence ATGAGCCAGCCATTGACCGTCGATTGCCCGACCTGTGGCGCACCTGTGGAATGGAACGATAAAAGCGCGTTCCGGCCGTTTTGTTCCGATCGCTGCAAGCTGATCGACCTGGGCGCCTGGGCGGCAGAAGAGCACAAGATTCCGGTGGCCCCGGACGCCGAAGACGAGCTGTTTTCCGGGGAACTAGAGCCGCGGCACTGA
- a CDS encoding energy-coupling factor ABC transporter permease, translating into MISAYVLSAVTMTLGWLGYFALLIWAASRTRWIELCTDRRRQHLLFGTVFCLFALWLVRRDFDTGVSYHFIGMTAVTLLLDWPLAVLGGFLAQLGLLVLGRQDVAALGVNGLLLVGLPVLITEVCAILVERAQPRNLFVYIFCSGFFPAALTVLICLPVALGVLWLDGRFAMPEWLSDFIGYLWLMMFPEAFINGTVISALVVFCPDWLETFNRTRYLQAPWKDDERG; encoded by the coding sequence GTGATCAGCGCCTACGTTCTGTCTGCTGTCACCATGACCCTCGGTTGGCTGGGGTACTTTGCCTTGTTGATTTGGGCAGCATCACGTACGCGGTGGATAGAACTGTGCACGGATCGGCGGCGTCAGCACCTGCTGTTTGGTACGGTGTTCTGCTTGTTTGCCCTGTGGCTGGTGCGGCGTGATTTCGATACCGGTGTGTCGTATCACTTCATCGGCATGACGGCGGTGACCTTGCTGCTGGACTGGCCCCTGGCGGTGCTCGGGGGCTTTCTCGCCCAGCTTGGCTTGCTGGTGCTAGGGCGGCAGGACGTGGCAGCGCTTGGGGTCAACGGGTTGCTGCTGGTGGGCTTGCCGGTGTTGATTACCGAGGTGTGCGCGATCTTGGTCGAGCGTGCGCAGCCGCGTAACCTGTTCGTGTACATCTTCTGTTCGGGTTTTTTCCCCGCTGCGCTGACGGTGCTGATTTGCCTGCCGGTAGCATTAGGGGTGCTATGGCTGGATGGCCGCTTCGCTATGCCAGAGTGGCTCAGCGACTTTATCGGCTATCTGTGGTTGATGATGTTTCCGGAGGCATTCATCAACGGTACGGTGATCAGCGCCTTGGTGGTGTTTTGCCCGGACTGGCTGGAAACGTTTAACCGCACCCGGTATTTGCAGGCGCCGTGGAAGGATGACGAGCGCGGATGA
- a CDS encoding DUF1780 domain-containing protein yields MDDSDYLRLLTIQAEQANAFLSNARKWERERWVCQRLLQGLNIPYRSDDFTPAGQEPPDVLFRDAAFEVFFVLDEGRRLNDEWREELQRRRSAFSLAQLVRRQTRPRRIAATELLARLAPTLRKKAHNYRERGLELGELDIIAFASLKREVLDLNTHFPPPTEYLRQGWRSLSLVGPTFARVLFAHPDAPDFLRSNLGRSIVFDVGISL; encoded by the coding sequence ATGGATGACTCCGACTACCTGCGCCTGCTTACCATCCAGGCCGAACAAGCCAATGCCTTTTTATCCAACGCCCGTAAATGGGAGCGGGAGCGTTGGGTGTGCCAGCGCCTGTTGCAAGGGCTGAACATTCCTTATCGCAGCGATGACTTCACCCCCGCCGGCCAGGAGCCGCCGGACGTGCTTTTTCGCGATGCCGCATTCGAAGTGTTTTTCGTGCTCGACGAGGGCCGCCGGCTGAACGACGAATGGCGAGAAGAGCTGCAGCGTCGGCGCAGTGCCTTTTCTCTGGCGCAGTTGGTACGGCGCCAGACGCGCCCCCGACGTATTGCTGCCACCGAGCTGCTTGCGCGCCTGGCGCCGACCCTGCGCAAGAAGGCCCACAACTATCGCGAGCGCGGGCTGGAGCTGGGCGAGTTGGACATCATCGCCTTCGCCAGCCTCAAGCGTGAGGTGCTCGACCTCAACACGCATTTCCCACCGCCCACCGAATACCTGCGCCAGGGCTGGCGCTCGCTGTCGCTGGTTGGGCCAACGTTCGCCCGGGTGCTGTTCGCCCACCCTGATGCGCCAGATTTTCTGCGCAGCAACTTGGGGCGTAGCATCGTGTTCGATGTAGGCATCAGTCTTTGA
- a CDS encoding DUF3094 domain-containing protein, with the protein MTSRLNPEDQRRVDEYLQAPQHQVERRPFRPWLLLVLVLAVTIGLGLVSRLLSGLVL; encoded by the coding sequence ATGACCAGCCGCCTGAACCCGGAAGATCAGCGTCGTGTCGATGAGTATCTGCAAGCCCCTCAGCATCAAGTCGAGCGCCGGCCTTTTCGGCCCTGGCTGCTCCTTGTGCTGGTGCTGGCGGTGACCATCGGGTTGGGCCTCGTCAGCCGCCTGCTGAGTGGACTGGTGCTATGA
- a CDS encoding NAD(P)/FAD-dependent oxidoreductase, whose protein sequence is MTHRIVIVGGGAGGLELATRLGKSLGKRKQAEITLVDANLTHIWKPLLHEVAAGSLNSSEDELNYVAQAKWNHFNFQLGRMSGLDREGKQIQLAATLDEEGRELLPARVLGYDTLVIAVGSNTNDFGTLGAAQHCLFLDTRKQAERFHQQLLNHYLRAHAGDVASEKISVAIVGAGATGVELAAELHHAAHELAAYGLDRIQPKDMHITVIEAGPRVLPALPERISVPVHKTLEKLGVKVMTNAAVSEVTEDGLKTKDGEVIQASLKVWAAGIRAPAFLKDIDGLETNRINQLVVRPTLQTTRDDDIFAFGDCAACPQPDSDRNVPPRAQAAHQQASMLAQSLKARLENKPLPTYAYKDYGSLVSLSRFSAVGNLMGNLMGSVKLEGWLARMFYVSLYRMHQMALYGFFRTALMMLGSKIGRGTEPRLKLH, encoded by the coding sequence ATGACTCATCGCATCGTGATTGTCGGCGGCGGCGCCGGCGGCCTGGAACTGGCGACCCGCCTGGGTAAAAGCCTGGGCAAGCGCAAGCAGGCCGAAATCACCCTGGTCGACGCCAACCTCACCCACATCTGGAAACCACTGCTGCACGAAGTGGCCGCCGGCTCGCTGAACTCCTCGGAAGACGAGCTGAACTACGTGGCCCAAGCCAAGTGGAACCACTTCAACTTCCAGCTGGGCCGCATGAGCGGCCTGGACCGTGAGGGCAAGCAGATCCAACTGGCCGCAACCCTTGATGAAGAGGGCCGCGAATTGTTGCCTGCGCGCGTGCTGGGCTATGACACCTTGGTGATTGCGGTGGGGTCCAACACCAACGACTTCGGCACCCTGGGCGCAGCGCAGCACTGCCTGTTCCTCGATACCCGCAAGCAGGCCGAGCGCTTCCACCAGCAGTTGCTGAACCACTACCTGCGTGCGCACGCTGGTGATGTAGCCAGCGAAAAGATCAGCGTGGCCATCGTCGGCGCAGGGGCCACGGGCGTGGAGCTGGCAGCCGAGCTGCACCACGCCGCCCACGAGCTGGCGGCTTATGGCCTGGACCGCATCCAGCCCAAGGACATGCATATCACGGTCATCGAGGCCGGCCCGCGTGTATTGCCGGCGTTGCCTGAGCGTATCAGCGTGCCGGTCCACAAGACCCTGGAAAAGCTCGGTGTCAAGGTGATGACCAATGCCGCGGTCAGTGAAGTGACCGAAGATGGCTTGAAAACCAAGGACGGTGAAGTGATTCAGGCCAGCCTCAAGGTCTGGGCGGCAGGCATTCGCGCGCCGGCCTTCCTGAAGGATATCGATGGCCTGGAAACCAACCGTATCAATCAGCTGGTGGTGCGCCCTACCCTGCAAACCACCCGCGATGACGATATCTTCGCCTTTGGTGACTGTGCCGCGTGTCCGCAACCAGACAGCGACCGGAATGTTCCCCCACGCGCCCAGGCCGCGCACCAGCAGGCTTCGATGCTGGCGCAAAGCTTGAAGGCGCGCCTGGAAAACAAACCACTGCCGACCTACGCGTACAAGGACTACGGCTCACTGGTATCGCTGTCGCGCTTCTCGGCGGTCGGCAACTTGATGGGTAACCTGATGGGCAGCGTCAAGCTGGAGGGGTGGCTGGCGCGGATGTTCTACGTGTCGTTGTACCGCATGCACCAGATGGCGCTTTACGGGTTCTTCCGCACCGCGCTGATGATGTTGGGCAGCAAGATTGGCCGAGGCACCGAACCGCGCCTGAAGCTGCACTGA
- the clpB gene encoding ATP-dependent chaperone ClpB — translation MRIDRLTSKLQLAISDAQSLAVGMDHPAIEPVHLLQALLEQQGGSIKPLLMQVGFDINSLRQALVKELDQLPKIQNPTGDVNMSQDLARLLNQADRLAQQKGDQFISSELVLLAAMDENSKLGKLLLSQGVSKKALENAINNLRGGAAVNDANAEESRQALDKYTVDLTKRAEEGKLDPVIGRDDEIRRTVQVLQRRTKNNPVLIGEPGVGKTAIAEGLAQRIINGEVPDGLKGKRLLALDMGALIAGAKYRGEFEERLKGLLNELSKQEGQIILFIDELHTMVGAGKGEGAMDAGNMLKPALARGELHCVGATTLNEYRQFIEKDAALERRFQKVLVEEPSEEDTIAILRGLKERYEVHHKVAITDGAIIAAAKLSHRYITDRQLPDKAIDLIDEAASRIRMEIDSKPEVLDRLDRRLIQLKVESQALKKEQDEAAKKRLEKLTEEIERLEREYSDLEEIWASEKAEVQGSAQIQQKIEQARQELESARRKGDLSRMAELQYGVIPDLERSLQMVDQHGKTDNQLLRNKVTEEEIAEVVSKWTGIPVAKMLEGEREKLLKMEELLHQRVIGQGEAVTAVANAVRRSRAGLSDPNRPSGSFLFLGPTGVGKTELCKALAEFLFDTEEAMVRIDMSEFMEKHSVARLIGAPPGYVGYEEGGYLTEAVRRKPYSVVLLDEVEKAHPDVFNVLLQVLEDGRLTDSHGRTVDFRNTVIVMTSNLGSAQIQELVGDREAQRAAVMDAVGAHFRPEFINRIDEVVVFEPLGREQIAGITEIQLGRLRSRLLERELSLTLSPEALDKLIAVGYDPVYGARPLKRAIQRWIENPLAQLILAGKFIPGTAITAKVQGDEIVFA, via the coding sequence ATGCGAATAGACCGTTTGACCAGCAAGCTTCAGCTTGCAATATCCGATGCCCAATCCCTGGCCGTTGGCATGGATCACCCCGCCATCGAGCCCGTGCACCTTTTGCAGGCACTGCTCGAGCAGCAGGGTGGTTCGATCAAACCGCTGCTGATGCAGGTTGGTTTCGACATCAACAGCCTGCGCCAGGCTTTGGTCAAAGAACTTGATCAGTTGCCGAAAATCCAGAACCCAACCGGCGACGTGAACATGTCCCAGGACTTGGCGCGCCTGCTCAACCAGGCTGACCGCCTGGCCCAGCAGAAAGGCGACCAGTTCATTTCCAGCGAATTGGTATTGCTGGCCGCCATGGACGAGAACAGCAAGCTCGGCAAGCTGCTGCTCAGCCAAGGCGTAAGCAAGAAGGCCCTGGAAAACGCCATCAACAACCTGCGTGGCGGCGCGGCGGTGAACGACGCCAATGCCGAGGAGTCGCGTCAGGCGCTGGACAAGTACACTGTCGACCTGACCAAGCGCGCCGAAGAGGGCAAGCTTGACCCGGTGATCGGCCGCGACGATGAAATCCGCCGCACGGTGCAGGTGCTGCAACGCCGTACCAAGAACAACCCCGTGCTGATCGGTGAGCCTGGTGTGGGTAAGACCGCCATTGCCGAGGGCCTGGCCCAGCGCATCATCAACGGTGAAGTGCCAGACGGCCTCAAAGGCAAGCGTTTGCTTGCGCTGGATATGGGCGCACTGATTGCTGGTGCCAAATATCGGGGCGAGTTCGAAGAGCGCCTGAAAGGCCTGCTGAACGAGCTGTCCAAGCAGGAAGGCCAGATCATCCTGTTCATCGACGAATTGCACACCATGGTTGGCGCCGGTAAAGGCGAAGGTGCAATGGACGCTGGCAACATGCTCAAGCCCGCCCTGGCCCGTGGTGAGTTGCACTGTGTGGGCGCGACTACGCTCAACGAATACCGCCAGTTCATCGAGAAAGACGCGGCGCTGGAGCGCCGTTTCCAGAAGGTGCTGGTGGAAGAGCCGAGCGAGGAAGACACCATCGCGATTCTGCGCGGCTTGAAAGAGCGCTATGAAGTGCACCACAAGGTAGCCATCACCGACGGGGCGATCATCGCTGCGGCCAAGCTCAGCCATCGCTACATCACTGACCGCCAATTGCCCGACAAGGCCATTGACCTGATTGACGAAGCGGCCAGCCGCATTCGGATGGAAATCGACTCCAAGCCGGAAGTGCTCGACCGCCTCGACCGTCGCCTGATCCAGCTCAAGGTTGAATCCCAGGCACTGAAAAAAGAGCAGGACGAGGCGGCCAAGAAGCGTCTGGAGAAGCTCACCGAGGAAATCGAGCGGTTGGAGCGCGAGTACTCTGACCTGGAAGAGATCTGGGCTTCGGAGAAGGCCGAAGTGCAGGGCTCGGCGCAGATCCAGCAGAAGATCGAGCAAGCACGCCAAGAGCTGGAAAGCGCCCGTCGCAAGGGTGACCTGAGCCGCATGGCCGAGCTGCAGTATGGGGTGATCCCAGACCTGGAGCGCAGCCTGCAGATGGTCGACCAGCACGGCAAGACTGACAACCAACTGCTGCGCAACAAGGTCACCGAGGAAGAAATTGCCGAAGTGGTATCGAAATGGACCGGTATTCCCGTGGCCAAGATGCTTGAAGGTGAGCGCGAGAAGCTGCTGAAGATGGAAGAGCTGTTGCACCAGCGGGTGATCGGCCAGGGCGAAGCGGTAACCGCCGTTGCCAATGCCGTGCGCCGCTCGCGTGCCGGGTTGTCCGATCCGAACCGCCCCAGTGGTTCGTTCCTGTTCCTCGGCCCGACCGGCGTGGGCAAGACCGAACTGTGCAAGGCGCTGGCCGAGTTCCTGTTCGACACCGAGGAGGCCATGGTGCGTATCGACATGTCCGAGTTCATGGAGAAACACTCCGTGGCTCGCCTGATCGGTGCCCCGCCAGGCTATGTGGGTTATGAAGAGGGCGGTTACCTGACCGAAGCCGTGCGTCGCAAACCCTACTCGGTGGTATTGCTGGACGAAGTGGAGAAGGCTCACCCGGACGTGTTCAACGTATTGCTGCAGGTGCTCGAAGATGGCCGTCTGACCGACAGCCATGGCCGTACGGTGGACTTCCGGAACACGGTGATCGTAATGACCTCCAACCTGGGCTCTGCGCAGATCCAGGAATTGGTGGGTGACCGGGAGGCGCAACGTGCTGCGGTGATGGATGCTGTGGGCGCGCACTTCCGTCCGGAGTTCATCAACCGTATCGACGAAGTGGTGGTGTTCGAGCCACTGGGCCGCGAGCAGATCGCAGGCATCACCGAAATCCAGCTTGGCCGCCTGCGCAGCCGTCTGCTGGAGCGCGAATTGTCGCTGACTTTGAGCCCAGAGGCGTTGGACAAGCTGATTGCGGTGGGTTACGACCCGGTCTATGGCGCTCGTCCGCTGAAGCGGGCGATCCAGCGCTGGATCGAGAACCCATTGGCGCAGCTGATCCTGGCTGGCAAGTTCATCCCTGGCACGGCGATCACCGCCAAAGTGCAGGGCGACGAAATCGTCTTTGCCTGA
- the pgeF gene encoding peptidoglycan editing factor PgeF has protein sequence MTGLTQSLLFPDWPAPASVRACVTTRAGGVSLPPYETFNLGDHVGDDPAAVAANRQRLSHTFDIQPAWLKQVHGLVVADADPAVVSQADASWTDQPGIACAVMTADCLPVLFCDRAGTRVAAAHAGWRGLAGGVLEATLERLALAPEEVLVWLGPAIGPKAFEVGLEVRDAFTAVHPEAARAFVEGQRPGKLMADIYELARIRLAARGVCAVYGGGYCTVNDARFFSYRRTPQGGRFASLVWLTGR, from the coding sequence ATGACCGGCCTGACGCAGTCGCTGCTATTTCCCGATTGGCCTGCCCCGGCCTCGGTGCGCGCCTGTGTCACCACCCGCGCGGGCGGTGTCAGCCTGCCGCCCTATGAAACCTTCAACCTTGGCGACCACGTAGGCGACGACCCTGCCGCGGTCGCCGCGAACCGTCAGCGCCTGAGCCATACCTTCGACATCCAGCCCGCCTGGCTCAAGCAGGTGCATGGCCTGGTAGTGGCCGATGCCGACCCGGCCGTCGTTAGCCAAGCCGATGCCAGCTGGACCGACCAACCGGGCATCGCCTGCGCCGTGATGACTGCCGATTGCCTGCCGGTGCTGTTCTGCGACCGTGCCGGTACACGCGTGGCCGCCGCCCATGCCGGCTGGCGCGGGCTAGCCGGCGGCGTGCTCGAGGCGACCCTCGAGCGCCTGGCACTAGCGCCTGAAGAGGTGCTGGTCTGGCTTGGCCCGGCCATCGGCCCCAAGGCCTTCGAAGTTGGCCTGGAGGTGCGCGATGCCTTTACCGCTGTGCACCCTGAAGCTGCCAGGGCGTTCGTCGAGGGGCAGCGGCCGGGCAAACTGATGGCCGACATCTACGAGCTGGCGCGAATTCGCTTGGCGGCAAGGGGTGTGTGTGCCGTTTATGGCGGGGGCTACTGCACGGTCAACGATGCCCGCTTTTTCTCCTATCGGCGCACCCCCCAAGGCGGGCGCTTTGCCTCGTTGGTCTGGCTCACCGGGCGCTAA
- the rluD gene encoding 23S rRNA pseudouridine(1911/1915/1917) synthase RluD, with translation MSEIIQLSAEVPSDLGGQRLDQVAAQLFAEYSRSRLTSWIKEGRLTVDGAVVRPRDLVHGGSQLVLEAEQEAQGEWVAEDIELDIVYEDEHIMVINKPAGLVVHPAAGHASGTLLNALLHHVPDIVNVPRAGIVHRLDKDTTGLMVVAKTLQAQTKLVEQMQARKVSRIYECIVIGVVTAGGKIDAPIGRHGGMRQRMAVTDGGKPAVSHYRVLKRFRSHTHVRVKLETGRTHQIRVHMAHVGFPLVGDQTYGGRFRIPPAASPTMVEAVKAFPRQALHARFLALAHPITGEIMKWESPLPDDFVWLLSLLNHDRESFVG, from the coding sequence ATGTCCGAGATCATTCAACTTAGCGCAGAGGTACCGTCCGATTTGGGCGGTCAACGCCTCGACCAGGTCGCCGCCCAATTGTTCGCCGAGTATTCGCGTTCGCGGCTTACTTCGTGGATCAAAGAAGGCCGCCTGACGGTCGATGGCGCAGTCGTGCGCCCTCGCGACCTCGTCCATGGTGGCTCGCAACTCGTGCTTGAGGCCGAGCAAGAGGCCCAGGGCGAGTGGGTCGCAGAAGATATCGAGCTGGATATCGTCTACGAGGACGAGCACATCATGGTGATCAACAAGCCTGCCGGGCTGGTTGTGCACCCGGCTGCCGGGCATGCCAGCGGTACGCTGCTCAATGCCTTGCTGCACCACGTGCCCGATATCGTCAACGTGCCGCGCGCCGGTATCGTCCATCGCCTGGACAAAGACACCACCGGGCTGATGGTCGTGGCCAAGACTCTGCAAGCCCAGACCAAGCTGGTCGAGCAGATGCAGGCGCGCAAGGTCAGCCGTATCTACGAATGCATCGTGATTGGCGTGGTCACCGCTGGGGGCAAGATCGATGCCCCGATCGGCCGCCACGGCGGCATGCGTCAGCGTATGGCGGTGACCGACGGCGGCAAGCCTGCCGTCAGCCACTACCGCGTGCTCAAACGCTTCCGCTCGCATACCCACGTGCGTGTGAAGCTGGAAACCGGCCGTACGCACCAGATCCGCGTGCACATGGCCCATGTCGGCTTCCCGTTGGTGGGCGATCAGACCTACGGCGGGCGCTTCCGCATCCCGCCAGCGGCCAGCCCAACCATGGTCGAAGCAGTGAAGGCTTTCCCGCGCCAGGCGCTGCATGCCCGCTTCCTGGCATTGGCTCACCCGATCACCGGCGAAATCATGAAATGGGAATCGCCGTTGCCGGATGACTTCGTCTGGCTGCTTTCGCTGTTGAACCACGACCGCGAGAGTTTCGTTGGATGA
- a CDS encoding outer membrane protein assembly factor BamD, protein MQVKHLLLIAILGLTAACSSNKEVIDENLSEAELYQQAQADLDNSSYTSAVNKLKALESRYPFGRYADQAQLELIYANYKNSEPEAAKSAAERFIRLHPQHPNVDYAYYLKGLTSFDQDRGLLARFLPLDMTKRDPGAARDSYNEFAQLTSRFPNSRYAPDAKQRMIYLRNLLAAYEIHVADYYLGRQAYVAAANRGRYVVENFQETPSVGDGLAVMVEAYQKMHLDELAATSLETLKLNYPDHPSLVDGQFQPQQTESDGRSWLSKATLGLIETDTPLPPGETRANQDVVKQFQDARDEMPRELLPEDENGDPIVPAGPKEAEKDRSWFSYMTFGLFD, encoded by the coding sequence ATGCAAGTGAAACACCTGCTGCTGATCGCCATCCTCGGGCTCACCGCGGCCTGTTCCTCCAATAAGGAAGTCATTGACGAGAACCTCAGTGAGGCCGAGCTGTATCAACAGGCTCAGGCTGATCTGGACAACTCCAGCTACACCAGCGCCGTGAACAAGCTCAAGGCCCTGGAGTCGCGTTACCCATTCGGCCGTTACGCCGACCAGGCGCAGCTCGAGCTGATCTACGCCAACTACAAGAACTCCGAGCCCGAAGCTGCCAAGTCGGCCGCCGAGCGCTTCATTCGTCTGCACCCGCAGCACCCGAACGTGGACTACGCCTACTACCTCAAGGGCCTGACCTCGTTCGACCAGGACCGTGGCCTGCTGGCGCGCTTCCTGCCGCTGGACATGACCAAGCGTGACCCGGGCGCCGCCCGCGACTCGTACAACGAGTTCGCCCAGCTGACCAGCCGCTTCCCCAACAGCCGCTACGCCCCCGATGCCAAGCAGCGCATGATCTACCTGCGCAACCTGCTGGCGGCCTACGAAATCCACGTGGCCGACTATTACCTGGGCCGCCAGGCTTACGTGGCAGCTGCCAACCGTGGCCGCTACGTGGTCGAGAACTTCCAGGAAACCCCATCGGTCGGCGACGGCCTGGCCGTAATGGTCGAGGCGTATCAGAAGATGCATTTGGACGAGCTGGCTGCAACCAGCCTGGAAACCTTAAAGCTCAACTACCCAGACCATCCAAGCCTGGTAGATGGCCAATTCCAGCCCCAGCAGACCGAATCTGACGGCCGCAGTTGGTTGTCCAAGGCCACCCTGGGCCTGATCGAAACCGATACACCGCTGCCGCCGGGCGAAACCCGCGCCAACCAGGATGTGGTCAAGCAGTTCCAGGATGCGCGCGACGAGATGCCGCGAGAGCTGCTGCCTGAAGACGAAAACGGCGACCCGATCGTGCCAGCAGGCCCGAAAGAGGCCGAGAAAGACCGCTCGTGGTTCAGCTACATGACCTTTGGTCTGTTCGACTGA
- a CDS encoding PP0621 family protein: MVRLLFWIALIAAAFWLWRKFKVSQQSHAEPKLDAPLQMVRCAHCGVHLPNDRALQQGAQWYCSQAHLQQGPGPSR; encoded by the coding sequence ATGGTTCGCCTACTTTTCTGGATCGCCCTGATCGCCGCCGCGTTCTGGCTGTGGCGCAAATTCAAAGTCAGCCAGCAATCACACGCCGAGCCCAAGCTCGATGCGCCGCTGCAGATGGTGCGCTGTGCGCACTGCGGCGTTCACCTGCCCAACGACCGTGCGCTACAACAAGGCGCCCAATGGTATTGCAGCCAGGCTCACCTGCAACAGGGGCCTGGGCCATCTCGGTAA